From Pseudanabaena sp. PCC 6802, one genomic window encodes:
- a CDS encoding homoserine dehydrogenase: MSCKIGILGLGTVGTGVAKILLDPEGRHPVLREIEIKSVGVRSLSTKRDVDLPASYYTNNLESIVNDPDIEIIVELIGGLEPARSLILQAIANGKHVVTANKAVLARYGAEIFTAAKANGVYVMLEASVGGGIPIIQALKQALGANRIAAVTGIINGTTNYILSRMHQEGGAFEDILANAQALGYAEADPTADVDGYDAADKIAILASLAFGDRIKLDEIYREGIRNVTSIDIHWATELGFAIKLLGIARHAVVDGESGLDIRVHPTLIPITHPLASINGVTNAVTVAGDPIGEVVFSGPGAGSGATASAVVADIINVVAALKSGTGKINQLMGCSHQHYAKVHSVDSNKTQFYVRLIARDRPGVIGEIGMRFGKHLVNLESIIQKNSHGEFAEVVVVTKQVVERNFQTAIADIKNLDAIESIATVLRIL, encoded by the coding sequence GTGAGTTGCAAGATTGGCATTTTAGGACTGGGAACTGTTGGTACGGGCGTGGCGAAGATTTTGCTCGATCCTGAGGGTCGCCACCCAGTTCTGCGCGAAATAGAAATTAAAAGCGTGGGCGTGCGATCGCTTTCTACTAAACGCGACGTTGACCTACCTGCGAGCTATTACACCAATAACTTAGAGTCGATTGTTAACGATCCAGATATCGAAATTATCGTAGAGCTAATTGGGGGACTGGAACCAGCGCGGAGCCTAATTTTACAGGCGATCGCCAATGGCAAGCATGTCGTGACGGCAAATAAAGCCGTGCTGGCTCGCTATGGAGCCGAGATTTTTACGGCGGCTAAGGCCAATGGCGTATACGTGATGCTGGAGGCATCCGTAGGGGGTGGGATTCCGATTATTCAGGCTTTAAAGCAAGCGCTGGGAGCCAATCGCATCGCTGCCGTGACGGGCATTATCAACGGCACGACTAACTACATCCTCAGCCGCATGCACCAGGAAGGTGGAGCCTTTGAGGACATTTTGGCAAACGCTCAAGCCCTGGGTTATGCCGAAGCCGATCCCACCGCTGATGTAGACGGGTACGACGCTGCTGACAAAATTGCGATTCTGGCTAGTCTGGCTTTTGGCGATCGCATCAAGCTCGACGAAATCTATCGCGAAGGGATTCGCAACGTTACCAGTATTGATATTCACTGGGCAACCGAGTTGGGCTTTGCGATCAAGTTATTAGGCATTGCCAGACATGCAGTTGTTGATGGTGAGTCCGGCTTAGATATCCGCGTTCATCCTACCCTGATTCCCATTACCCATCCTCTAGCCAGTATTAATGGCGTTACCAATGCAGTTACAGTAGCGGGCGATCCAATAGGCGAAGTGGTATTTTCCGGGCCAGGTGCTGGATCGGGAGCGACAGCAAGCGCGGTTGTAGCTGACATAATTAACGTTGTCGCCGCACTCAAGTCAGGCACTGGCAAGATCAATCAGTTGATGGGTTGTTCGCACCAGCACTATGCCAAGGTACATTCAGTTGATAGTAATAAAACTCAGTTTTACGTGCGTTTAATTGCCCGCGATCGCCCTGGTGTAATTGGCGAGATCGGCATGCGTTTTGGCAAGCACCTCGTCAACCTCGAAAGTATCATCCAGAAAAATAGCCACGGCGAATTTGCTGAAGTTGTGGTGGTAACTAAGCAAGTGGTCGAGCGTAATTTTCAGACCGCGATCGCCGATATTAAAAACCTCGATGCGATCGAGAGCATTGCTACCGTGCTGAGGATTCTGTGA
- a CDS encoding COP23 domain-containing protein: protein MQQLFTSHFTIKNKRSGKLALAIGAIAAVTVPVGLPVRAQSDAPVPIESSEQPNVLTGTRFSCQLQSGQYTVVYQPKSQPGKVFPWATPSAMGGGWASDRRCYEISRRLESYRPDGLLEMRTGIENGYNIICATTEKNPVCRIILTVPVGQDPVTTRDRVFSNLTVADSGQTTAPVATFVEGERNNILGIDLGGLLGGRPQRNTNNNTPARTPSRSSFSGDGIYLKPFLDPSDGGTGTGLQNGVPIGRQFRPGRFR from the coding sequence ATGCAGCAGCTCTTTACCTCACACTTTACTATCAAAAATAAGCGCTCAGGGAAATTAGCTCTGGCTATAGGGGCGATCGCAGCAGTCACCGTGCCTGTAGGTTTGCCTGTGCGCGCTCAAAGCGATGCCCCTGTACCTATTGAATCGTCGGAACAGCCTAATGTCCTCACCGGAACGCGTTTTTCCTGCCAATTACAAAGCGGTCAATATACGGTGGTATACCAACCTAAAAGCCAACCAGGTAAGGTATTCCCCTGGGCTACCCCATCGGCGATGGGCGGCGGCTGGGCATCGGATCGCCGCTGCTACGAGATTAGCCGCCGTCTAGAGTCCTATCGCCCCGATGGTCTGTTAGAAATGCGTACCGGGATTGAAAATGGCTACAATATCATCTGCGCTACCACTGAAAAGAATCCCGTTTGCCGGATTATTCTCACGGTGCCAGTCGGGCAAGATCCCGTTACTACACGCGATCGCGTATTTAGTAACTTAACAGTTGCAGATAGCGGTCAGACTACTGCCCCCGTTGCTACTTTCGTCGAAGGCGAGCGCAACAACATCCTTGGCATAGATTTAGGTGGCTTGCTAGGCGGCAGACCGCAAAGAAATACGAATAATAATACTCCAGCACGTACGCCCAGCCGCTCTAGTTTTAGTGGCGATGGCATTTATCTCAAGCCTTTCCTAGATCCATCCGATGGCGGTACTGGTACGGGACTGCAAAATGGCGTACCGATCGGCAGACAATTTAGACCGGGTAGATTCCGTTAG
- a CDS encoding ABC transporter ATP-binding protein, translating into MNESQPLLAISSLNVNYGGIQALRDLDLVVYPGEIVTLIGANGAGKTTTLRAISRLVDIRSGQMQYRGKNIRRSRPDQIVKMGIAQSPEGRRVLARQSVLTNLELGAYTRSDAKGVQEDIERQFRVFPRLQERKHQLAGTLSGGEQQMLAIARALMSRPKLLLLDEPSLGLAPQVVREIFGVIRDLHAQGVTILLVEQNANLALQVADRGYVLEAGQITLSGQASALLEDEGVKKAYLG; encoded by the coding sequence ATGAACGAATCGCAACCTCTTCTGGCAATTAGCAGCTTAAACGTTAATTATGGTGGCATTCAGGCTCTACGCGATCTAGATCTCGTCGTCTATCCAGGCGAAATCGTTACGCTCATTGGTGCCAATGGTGCGGGCAAAACTACGACACTACGAGCAATTTCGCGACTGGTGGATATTCGCAGCGGGCAGATGCAATATCGCGGTAAAAATATTCGGCGATCGCGCCCCGACCAGATTGTCAAGATGGGCATCGCTCAAAGTCCGGAGGGTCGCAGGGTATTGGCACGTCAGTCGGTTCTGACCAATTTAGAGTTGGGAGCCTATACGCGCTCCGATGCCAAGGGCGTGCAGGAGGACATCGAACGTCAGTTTCGGGTATTTCCCCGACTGCAAGAACGCAAGCATCAATTAGCAGGGACGTTGAGCGGCGGCGAACAACAGATGTTAGCGATCGCGCGCGCCCTCATGAGTCGCCCTAAACTATTGCTTTTAGACGAACCGAGTTTGGGTTTAGCACCCCAGGTCGTCCGCGAAATTTTTGGCGTGATTCGCGACCTGCACGCCCAAGGCGTGACGATTTTGTTAGTCGAACAAAATGCTAATCTGGCATTGCAAGTAGCCGATCGCGGTTATGTTTTAGAAGCGGGACAAATTACGCTGTCGGGTCAGGCATCGGCATTGTTAGAAGATGAGGGTGTGAAAAAGGCATATTTGGGTTGA
- a CDS encoding ATP-binding cassette domain-containing protein, protein MPDPIIDCCDVETAYIPTLQRPILCGINCQIQRGEFVGLLGLNGAGKSTLLRALLGLVPLQKGSIHIQGVAVAPRTLAASRQGVGVLFQGGGLIPQLSALENVLCGRLGTLSTWQTLWGFSRSDRRLALSLLAQFGLLEQAYQRTSQLSGGQRQRVAIARTLIQSPQILLVDEPTAGLDIGATQQVMEILSDLNRDRGITTIAVLHDLSLVKEYAQRAIILEQGQVKYDGSCSNVSTQFSRIGINLNQTTL, encoded by the coding sequence GTGCCAGATCCTATTATTGACTGCTGCGATGTGGAAACTGCTTATATCCCCACATTGCAGCGTCCGATTTTGTGCGGCATTAACTGTCAGATTCAGCGGGGTGAGTTTGTGGGTTTGCTAGGACTAAATGGAGCAGGCAAGTCCACCCTTCTCAGAGCCTTATTAGGTCTGGTACCCTTACAAAAAGGGAGCATACATATTCAAGGAGTTGCGGTCGCGCCCCGCACCTTAGCCGCAAGTAGGCAAGGCGTGGGTGTGCTATTTCAGGGCGGTGGACTAATTCCCCAGTTGTCGGCGTTGGAGAATGTTTTGTGCGGGCGCTTGGGAACGCTGTCAACATGGCAAACATTGTGGGGATTTAGCCGCAGCGATCGCCGCCTCGCTCTCAGCCTCTTGGCCCAATTCGGCTTACTAGAGCAGGCATACCAAAGAACTAGTCAACTAAGCGGCGGGCAACGACAACGGGTAGCGATCGCCCGCACCTTGATCCAATCTCCCCAAATTCTCCTAGTCGACGAACCGACCGCAGGTTTAGATATCGGTGCTACCCAACAGGTGATGGAGATTCTGTCGGATTTAAATCGCGATCGGGGCATCACTACGATCGCGGTCTTGCACGATCTCTCATTGGTAAAAGAATACGCGCAACGAGCGATTATCCTGGAACAGGGGCAAGTGAAGTACGATGGTTCCTGTAGCAATGTATCCACTCAATTTTCCAGAATTGGAATTAATTTGAATCAGACTACTTTATGA
- the ilvB gene encoding biosynthetic-type acetolactate synthase large subunit, giving the protein MRTSGAFALIDSIRRQGVKHLFGYPGGAILPVYDEIYKAEARGEISHILVRHEQAAAHAADAYARATGQVGVCIATSGPGATNLVTGIATAQMDSVPLVIVTGQVPSYAIGTDAFQETDIFGITLPLVKHSYVVRQPEDIARVVAEAFHIAITGRPGPVLIDIPKDIGQKEFEYEPEKVELQLRGYQSKINGDLDREQIDAAVSLIRTAMRPLLYVGGGAIVSNAHAEVKQLAERFAVPVTTTLMGKGAFDENHPLSVGMLGMHGTAYANFAVQGCDLLIAVGARFDDRVTGRLDKFAPEAKVIHIDIDPAEVGKNRKPDIPIVGDVKVVLAALLAATTYEEATRTKAWLEQIAEWKVDYPLEIPHYPNALSPQEVIAEFGKQAPDAYYTTDVGQHQMWAAQFLRSGPRRWISSAGLGTMGYGMPAAMGVKVALPEHEVICISGDASFQMNLQELATLAQYGINVKTVIINNGWQGMVRQWQESFYSERYSNSNMEAGMPDFKKLAEAFGVKGLLVTHEDDLSAIVAEILAHDGPIVADFRVKRDENCYPMVPPGASNSEMVGLPEPKRLQQKLERAKELV; this is encoded by the coding sequence TTGCGTACATCTGGTGCCTTTGCGCTGATTGACAGTATCAGAAGACAGGGTGTCAAACACCTATTTGGCTATCCTGGTGGGGCAATCCTACCTGTCTATGATGAAATTTATAAGGCAGAAGCTAGAGGGGAAATAAGCCATATTCTGGTACGCCACGAGCAGGCAGCCGCCCATGCCGCCGATGCCTATGCGCGCGCTACGGGTCAGGTGGGTGTATGTATTGCCACATCTGGACCTGGAGCTACTAACCTCGTAACAGGCATTGCCACTGCCCAAATGGACTCCGTACCTTTAGTAATTGTGACGGGGCAGGTACCATCCTATGCCATTGGTACCGATGCCTTCCAAGAGACAGACATTTTTGGGATTACGCTACCCCTGGTCAAGCATTCATATGTGGTGCGTCAGCCTGAAGATATTGCCCGCGTGGTAGCAGAAGCATTTCACATTGCTATTACAGGGCGACCGGGGCCAGTTCTAATCGATATTCCCAAGGATATCGGGCAAAAGGAGTTTGAGTACGAGCCTGAAAAAGTAGAGTTGCAGTTGCGCGGCTATCAATCCAAAATTAACGGAGATCTCGATCGCGAACAAATTGATGCGGCTGTTAGCTTAATTCGTACGGCTATGCGACCGCTGTTGTACGTTGGCGGTGGAGCGATCGTCTCTAATGCCCATGCTGAGGTTAAGCAACTAGCGGAGCGCTTTGCTGTGCCTGTAACTACTACGCTGATGGGTAAGGGTGCGTTTGACGAAAATCATCCCCTTTCCGTGGGCATGTTGGGGATGCACGGTACTGCCTATGCTAACTTCGCCGTACAGGGATGTGACTTACTAATTGCTGTAGGTGCCAGATTCGACGATCGCGTGACGGGCAGGCTAGACAAATTTGCCCCAGAAGCCAAAGTAATTCACATTGACATCGACCCGGCGGAAGTAGGCAAAAACCGCAAGCCAGACATACCGATCGTGGGCGATGTGAAGGTAGTGCTGGCAGCTTTGTTGGCGGCAACTACCTATGAGGAAGCAACTCGCACAAAGGCATGGTTAGAGCAAATTGCGGAATGGAAGGTCGATTATCCTCTGGAAATTCCCCACTACCCGAATGCACTCTCGCCTCAGGAAGTAATCGCCGAGTTTGGCAAGCAAGCCCCTGATGCTTACTACACCACTGATGTGGGTCAGCATCAGATGTGGGCGGCGCAGTTCCTCAGAAGCGGCCCCAGACGCTGGATCTCCAGTGCTGGTTTGGGCACGATGGGCTACGGTATGCCTGCTGCTATGGGTGTAAAAGTGGCATTGCCGGAGCATGAGGTGATCTGTATTAGCGGGGACGCTAGTTTCCAAATGAACTTGCAGGAGTTGGCAACTCTGGCGCAATACGGCATCAACGTGAAAACAGTAATTATCAATAACGGCTGGCAAGGCATGGTGCGCCAATGGCAGGAAAGCTTCTACAGCGAGCGTTATTCCAACTCCAACATGGAAGCGGGCATGCCCGACTTTAAAAAGCTAGCCGAAGCTTTTGGGGTGAAGGGCTTATTAGTCACCCATGAAGATGACCTCTCCGCCATCGTGGCAGAAATCCTGGCGCATGATGGCCCCATCGTAGCTGATTTTCGCGTGAAGCGGGATGAGAACTGCTATCCGATGGTGCCGCCCGGAGCGAGCAACTCGGAGATGGTGGGCTTACCGGAACCAAAGAGGTTGCAACAAAAGTTAGAACGCGCTAAGGAACTGGTTTAA
- the phnE gene encoding phosphonate ABC transporter, permease protein PhnE, with amino-acid sequence MRKQISNVKKQIGRFWYRYPWFGRIFILGILILVYGWAFQGLKLDLEALNGSIPFMQDFLSRLFPPDWSVLDLAVKSLIETVQISLWGTTIGAVLSLPIAIVSAKNLAPRWLRWMANLLQNAVRSVPSIVLGLFFVSATGLGAPAGTLALSIYTIGYLAKFYQESIESVDRDSLESLKVIGASSLQIAQYGVIPQVLPLMLGYTLWMFEYNIRAASVLGVVGAGGIGFELVNYIRSFEYTKATTMILVLLVVVTAIDFLSSQLRDRLEAKY; translated from the coding sequence ATGAGAAAACAAATCTCAAATGTAAAGAAGCAGATAGGGAGATTTTGGTATCGCTACCCTTGGTTTGGGCGCATCTTTATCTTAGGGATTCTGATTCTAGTGTATGGGTGGGCGTTTCAAGGCTTAAAGTTAGACTTAGAGGCTTTGAACGGAAGCATTCCCTTCATGCAGGATTTCCTTTCCCGCCTATTCCCACCCGATTGGAGCGTGTTGGATCTAGCTGTGAAGTCGCTAATCGAGACCGTTCAGATATCCCTATGGGGAACGACAATTGGAGCGGTGTTGTCTCTACCAATAGCGATCGTGTCTGCAAAGAATCTAGCACCCAGGTGGTTGCGCTGGATGGCAAATCTACTGCAAAATGCAGTTCGCTCCGTGCCATCGATTGTCTTGGGGCTGTTTTTCGTGTCGGCAACCGGCTTGGGAGCACCTGCAGGTACGCTAGCACTCAGTATCTATACAATTGGTTACCTGGCTAAGTTTTATCAAGAATCAATTGAATCAGTCGATCGAGACTCCCTTGAATCTCTAAAGGTAATTGGAGCCTCAAGCCTGCAGATTGCTCAGTATGGTGTCATCCCACAGGTTTTGCCGCTGATGTTGGGATATACATTATGGATGTTTGAGTATAATATCCGCGCTGCCTCTGTTTTAGGGGTAGTTGGCGCTGGTGGTATAGGTTTTGAACTCGTGAATTACATCAGGAGCTTTGAATATACAAAAGCTACTACAATGATTCTGGTGCTGTTAGTTGTAGTCACGGCGATTGATTTCTTAAGCAGCCAACTGCGCGATCGCCTTGAGGCAAAATACTAA
- a CDS encoding fumarylacetoacetate hydrolase family protein yields MADRFVRVKTAQGQVHYGLLELNQSVQLYTAAPWVGGSPTSKLLAPDTYQLLAPCEPSKIIAVGRNYAAHAAEMGGVVPEEPLLFFKPTSAILPPDGTILLPPQSEQVEYEGELALVIGNTCTNCLPKQALCAIWGYTIANDVTARDLQRRDSQWTRAKGFDTFCPLGPWVVRDISPTALLQTFLQGNKKALQSQTVDGMVFTPEFLVAYISQIMTLYPGDIILTGTPEGVGPLSAGDSIYIEIEGIGKLHNNVALRNPLPVEPELDDISQNLA; encoded by the coding sequence ATGGCCGATCGCTTTGTTCGGGTAAAAACTGCTCAAGGGCAAGTTCATTACGGCTTACTAGAATTGAATCAGTCCGTGCAGTTATATACGGCTGCGCCTTGGGTTGGGGGTAGCCCTACCAGTAAGCTACTTGCACCAGATACCTACCAGTTGCTGGCTCCCTGCGAGCCGAGCAAAATTATTGCGGTGGGGAGAAACTACGCTGCCCATGCCGCAGAAATGGGTGGGGTCGTACCTGAGGAACCTCTACTCTTTTTCAAGCCTACCAGTGCGATCTTGCCACCGGATGGCACGATCCTTTTACCACCCCAGTCCGAACAAGTAGAGTATGAGGGGGAGCTGGCACTTGTAATTGGAAATACTTGCACTAATTGCCTGCCCAAGCAAGCATTATGCGCGATCTGGGGTTATACCATTGCCAATGATGTTACGGCAAGGGATTTACAGCGCCGCGATAGTCAATGGACAAGAGCTAAAGGCTTCGATACTTTCTGTCCGCTCGGTCCCTGGGTAGTGCGCGATATTAGTCCTACGGCACTCTTGCAAACCTTTTTGCAGGGTAATAAGAAAGCACTACAGTCGCAAACGGTCGATGGAATGGTGTTTACACCCGAATTCCTCGTTGCCTATATCAGTCAGATCATGACTCTTTACCCAGGCGATATTATTCTTACGGGTACTCCCGAAGGGGTTGGGCCGCTATCGGCAGGTGACAGCATTTATATAGAAATTGAGGGCATCGGTAAGCTACATAATAATGTGGCTCTTCGCAATCCACTGCCCGTTGAACCAGAGTTGGATGATATTAGTCAAAACTTAGCGTAG
- a CDS encoding phosphate/phosphite/phosphonate ABC transporter substrate-binding protein yields the protein MFSRKLVLGLGATTAALGSLAFYLTSNTSQATTELGQTPQIVAQGSLKSIKIAFASRSDSTDLQNKANRVAQLLSKEMGMPVEATIAAETAAVEALKTNRVQVAFVAGRGALKAEQLAKARMYLAEVRPNYSGRHTYRSVFVVAKNSPLKSGNSKQTLAQLRGKKVAFASPTSGSGFIFPTAELVKNNFVPNRDRLKDFFGSVFFGDGYSSALQQVLRGQADVAAVSEYAVAPPYVKADEVQKLRVLYSIPNVPAHGIVIDDSVPAATRDKLINAFLKLNQPANNKMLKDLYNSTELVKVDHNSHLAPIRDALKLAGFEP from the coding sequence ATGTTTTCACGAAAATTAGTACTGGGTCTTGGTGCGACAACTGCGGCACTAGGCAGTTTGGCTTTTTATTTAACATCAAATACATCGCAAGCAACTACAGAACTGGGTCAAACACCGCAAATAGTGGCTCAGGGTTCCCTCAAAAGCATCAAAATTGCATTCGCCAGTCGATCTGATTCTACCGACCTGCAAAATAAAGCAAATCGGGTGGCACAACTGCTCTCCAAGGAAATGGGAATGCCAGTGGAAGCCACGATCGCTGCTGAAACTGCGGCTGTAGAAGCGCTAAAAACTAATCGAGTTCAGGTTGCATTTGTAGCAGGTCGCGGAGCGCTAAAAGCCGAACAATTAGCAAAAGCTCGCATGTATTTAGCAGAGGTTCGCCCCAATTATTCAGGTAGACATACTTACAGATCTGTGTTTGTTGTAGCCAAAAATAGCCCTCTGAAGTCAGGCAACAGCAAGCAGACCTTGGCACAGCTACGCGGGAAGAAAGTGGCATTTGCCTCTCCTACATCCGGTTCTGGCTTTATATTCCCCACCGCTGAGTTGGTAAAAAATAACTTTGTGCCCAATCGCGATCGCCTCAAAGATTTCTTTGGCAGTGTTTTTTTTGGCGATGGTTACAGTAGCGCCTTGCAACAGGTCTTGCGAGGTCAAGCTGACGTAGCTGCCGTATCGGAATATGCGGTTGCTCCTCCCTACGTCAAAGCCGATGAAGTACAGAAGCTGCGAGTTCTGTACTCCATTCCTAACGTACCAGCTCACGGTATAGTGATTGATGACAGCGTACCTGCGGCAACAAGGGATAAACTGATTAATGCTTTCCTCAAGTTAAATCAACCCGCTAACAATAAAATGCTTAAGGATCTATATAACTCAACCGAGCTAGTCAAGGTCGATCATAATAGCCATCTAGCTCCTATCCGCGATGCATTAAAACTTGCTGGGTTTGAGCCATAA
- a CDS encoding photosystem I reaction center subunit II PsaD has translation MSEEQQEASGKPSGKVPMWPGSTGGLLASANTEEKYVITWSSPKQQVFEMPTGGAATMHSGDNMLYLAKKEQALALGTQLRKFKINNYKIWREFPNGDQVYLHPADGVFPEKVNAGRAAVNSVSRKIGDNPNPISVKFTGKATHDN, from the coding sequence ATGTCAGAAGAACAGCAAGAAGCATCCGGGAAACCATCAGGTAAAGTCCCTATGTGGCCTGGTAGCACAGGTGGTTTGCTAGCATCTGCTAACACTGAAGAAAAATACGTGATTACCTGGTCTAGCCCCAAACAGCAGGTGTTTGAAATGCCTACTGGTGGCGCTGCTACCATGCACAGTGGCGATAACATGCTCTATCTCGCCAAGAAAGAACAAGCTCTAGCGCTCGGCACGCAGCTTAGAAAATTTAAGATCAATAACTATAAGATCTGGCGCGAGTTCCCAAATGGCGATCAAGTCTACCTGCACCCTGCCGATGGCGTTTTCCCTGAAAAGGTAAATGCCGGTCGGGCTGCCGTCAACAGCGTTAGCCGCAAGATTGGCGATAATCCCAACCCAATTTCGGTCAAGTTCACGGGTAAAGCTACTCACGATAACTAG
- the trpE gene encoding anthranilate synthase component I — MILPDYSQFQQLVGQGNFVPVYQELVADLDTPVSAWYRVCQGQPFSFLLESVEGGERVGRYSFLGCDPLWRLEARGDRTTQIFRDGTEKAYIGNPFKHLADCLAPIHPVHLPQLPPNLAGLIGFWGYELIHWIEPRVPVFPCNASDLPDGLWMQVDSLLVFDQVKRKVWAIAYADLRDGADPKLAYDRACDRVALMVNKLRSPLDRQKTAINWVNPAQQPPLTYSSNVSQADFCKSVEVAKQHIKAGDIFQVVLSQRLSTPFGGDPFSLYRSLRVINPSPYMAYLHFDNWQVIGSSPEIMVKADRVDDVTKAVLRPIAGTRPRGATAKEDTELARDLLSDPKEVAEHVMLVDLGRNDLGRVCRSGTVQVDELMSIERYSHVMHIVSNVVGELLPHKTAWDLLQASFPAGTVSGAPKIRAMEIIHALEGDRRSTYAGAYGYYDFEGQLNTAITIRTMIVREGTVSVQAGAGIVADSEPLKEYQETLNKARGMLESIRCLS, encoded by the coding sequence ATGATTTTGCCAGATTATTCTCAGTTTCAGCAGTTAGTCGGTCAGGGCAACTTCGTGCCCGTGTATCAGGAATTGGTGGCAGATCTCGATACGCCTGTATCGGCGTGGTACCGGGTTTGCCAGGGACAACCATTTAGTTTTTTACTGGAATCAGTGGAAGGAGGGGAACGGGTTGGTCGTTATAGTTTCCTGGGCTGCGACCCGCTCTGGAGATTAGAAGCAAGAGGCGATCGCACTACTCAGATCTTTCGCGATGGTACGGAGAAGGCATACATTGGCAATCCCTTTAAACACCTGGCTGACTGCCTTGCCCCTATTCATCCCGTTCACCTACCGCAACTGCCGCCCAATCTGGCTGGACTCATTGGCTTTTGGGGTTACGAACTAATTCACTGGATCGAACCCAGGGTGCCAGTATTTCCGTGTAATGCCAGCGATCTGCCCGACGGTCTGTGGATGCAGGTTGATAGCTTACTGGTTTTCGATCAGGTCAAGCGTAAGGTTTGGGCGATCGCCTATGCCGATCTGCGCGATGGAGCCGACCCGAAGTTAGCCTACGATCGAGCCTGCGATCGCGTCGCTTTAATGGTGAACAAGCTGCGATCTCCGCTGGATCGGCAAAAAACAGCGATTAATTGGGTGAACCCCGCTCAACAACCGCCGTTAACCTACAGTAGCAATGTCAGCCAGGCAGACTTCTGCAAGTCTGTAGAGGTGGCAAAACAACACATCAAGGCCGGAGATATTTTTCAGGTCGTGCTGTCGCAGCGTTTATCGACACCGTTCGGCGGCGATCCGTTCAGTCTGTATCGCTCCCTGCGGGTAATCAATCCATCACCATATATGGCATATCTGCACTTTGACAATTGGCAGGTAATTGGCTCCAGTCCTGAAATTATGGTGAAAGCCGATAGAGTTGACGATGTTACTAAAGCCGTGCTCCGACCAATTGCTGGCACTAGACCGCGTGGTGCTACGGCAAAAGAAGATACAGAGTTAGCTAGGGATTTGCTCTCAGATCCTAAGGAAGTTGCCGAACACGTCATGTTGGTCGATCTCGGGCGTAACGATCTGGGGAGGGTATGTCGCAGCGGCACCGTACAGGTGGACGAGTTAATGTCGATCGAACGCTATTCCCATGTCATGCACATTGTCAGCAATGTGGTGGGCGAGCTGCTGCCCCATAAAACGGCTTGGGATCTGTTACAAGCTTCTTTCCCCGCCGGTACGGTCAGCGGCGCGCCCAAAATTCGAGCGATGGAGATTATTCATGCTCTGGAGGGCGATCGCCGCAGTACCTACGCCGGAGCCTATGGCTACTACGACTTTGAGGGCCAACTCAATACCGCCATTACAATTCGCACGATGATCGTGCGGGAAGGTACGGTTAGCGTTCAGGCGGGAGCAGGTATCGTGGCCGACTCAGAACCCCTAAAGGAATATCAAGAAACCTTAAACAAGGCCAGAGGTATGCTAGAGTCTATTCGCTGTCTTAGCTAG